In the genome of Orcinus orca chromosome 13, mOrcOrc1.1, whole genome shotgun sequence, the window CACTTGATTGTACTCTAGAGGAAACGAGAATTTTCCTAAGACCTCTAGGCTATTTTGTAGCCTAGTCTAGTCAGACCCTCAACTGGGGTTTTGTTTGAATCTAAGTGAGGTTGGAAAAGTACATCGATTTTCCTCTGTTTTTGAACTAGCCTCTATATGACAACTGCCAATACATAATCCGGGGTTCTTATACTGCTTTAGATGCCACAGTTGAAAGGGGATGAGTAAAATTTAATATAGCCTAGAGGACAAAGGAACCTTGTTCAAGCATGTTCACATTTTGTAACCTCTGAAGACTAAGCAAATCCTTCTTAATGGCCTATGTATTTTCTGCtcctgagttttaaaatataatttcattagTATAATGATTATGACATAACATTTTCCATCCCTACTTTGTTTTTctagattaaaattttatatagaattttatttaaaaattagcttatttttcactgaaaaaaaaggcattggtttaaaaacaaacacccgGTAATAGGAAGGTTTTGCCCTTGCCCCCTTGTTTAATTATGTTGCTGGGGAATTCTTATTCCTTAATCCTCATTCCTCAAAGATAACCACTATTAACAGTTGAATATATTCCCATATTCCTCTTTTTCCCCTGTATGTACACTGTcatctatataattttatatatgctGTTTTTGCAGTTTGCTTTTTTCAAGTATAACACCTTACAGAAGATGTAATATAGTTAATCTTAGATAGTTAACTAATCTTAGTTTtgatgttaattaattaatataggCTGCTACACAGcttacaggatctcagttcccctgaccagggattgctCCCCCGTGccaaggcagtgaaagcctggaatcccaaccactaggccaccagggaactccctgtgtTAATTCATCCTTAATTGTTGAAGGCATTCCTGTAACAAGTAATTGTcatgggggaagaggagggtggaATCTCTCAGCTGACTAAAACTACCTCAATATATCTTCTTAAAAACAGCTCCTTTAAGATGAAATAGTTAAATAGCTCCTTAAGTAGTTTAGGTAGTCACCAAACCAAGGTGCTATATATATCTTACCACTTTTAATGCTTTTTATAATTACAAGTGAGAAAAACAGCTTTCAGAAGTAAATGTATTAGCCCAATTAGTTTTTATCAAAATTTAGTCTTATGGGATCGTGTCCTGTCTCCTTCACAAATGTGAGAAAGTCTTCAGGGCTCAATCCCATGGTTGCAGCATTCGTCATTGGATGAAAGTACACCTTTTCATGTCCACCTTCCAAAAAAGCAGAATCCAGAACAAATTTCACATCTCCATCATCACAGAAGAGTGCCAACGGTGTGGCACAGCCTTGGCCAACTTTCAGTTTTTCTAGCATGGCTGTTTCATCAGCAAACCGCAGATTTCCACTTCCAACACCTAACTGCTTGGCAagatcatttaaattaatttgtctATCATGAAGAACTGTCACCAGCCaatagtcttttttctttttgtctttaagaAATAAGTTCTTACTATGTGCTCCTTTCAAATGTTGGATATGAGGCAtcatttcttcaactgtaaacaCCTGTGAAATATCACatgagaagtttaaaaataatatgcatgtatacacacactgCACACATACAGTTATCTGTATATTGCCTGGTGGGTGTAAGGTTAGGGAGTACTCAATGACCTGGATTTCACTGGTAGAGATCCATCCCCAGCCCATTAGCAAATATATCTCATCTCAGGGCCTCAGGAAGTATTGATAGTTTCTCTTAGACCAGTTCTCCATTCCAATGTGCAGGCCAAGCCTTCACACtcctaaaatgtttttgtttttccattaaaCTTTTGGTAAAGTTTATAGCAGCCCtgacaacactgtaaatcaactctactccaataaaaattaattttaaaaagtttatagcAGCCCAGACTCCTATTCCTTGGCATTCCATTACATCCAGGCCATATGACGATCTCCACTCTATAAAAAGATAACCGCAGAGAGGGAGTGAGGGCAGGGAATGAGACCCTGGactaatatacagaaaaaatcagaaaagctGGCAATACGCGCAGTAAAAAGGAGAGTATGTGGACTATAAGGGAGGCAAAAGGATCAAAGAATATACTTTTGATGAATTTCTCTAAACTTGGAAGATCATCACCATATCTAGCTAATTGTCATTAGCTGTTACTCAAAAGTTGGGCAAAAACTTTGCCCTTGCACCACTCAGGTTACGTACTGGCTCCGTCAgatatgtgcaaaaaaaaaatcttcccatcaataaatgatgttaaaaaataccAAACTCTAACCTTGGCATCCTGTATGCACGTGCAGCCACTGCAAAAACGGGTTTACTGCTTGGCAACTTACATACGCATAAAGTTAACACACTGACCAAACACCCCTAGCCAGTTTGAGATGCGCAAGTTCTCAATATGTTGTACTAGTTCTCAACATAAAAAATCACTCCGAATCCccgggcggtccagtggttaggcctccgCGCTTCCAGTTCAGGGGTCACGGGCTGGATCCCTGGTGGAGAACTAAGGTTCCGCACCCcacgtggcgcggccaaaaaaaaaaaaaaatcactccaagaagaaaacatgaggTTTTTTCACAATAACATCAGCGTCCGAAGTGGAGAGGCCCTTGATGGTACTTTCAGGTCCCTTTCGTACTCTGGATCCCGGCAAATGCCTTAGAACGGAAGTTTCTGCGGCACATTACCCCTGGGACGTCTAGGCTTAGCGCCTTCGCCCCATAGAAGCTGCAGCAGAGCCCACCCCTTCCCGGGGTGGTCCCGGCGGGAGCGCCTCACCTCCGGGTGCTCCACGACCTCCGTGCGGATAGCCAGGGCTTCGAGGCGCTGCTCCAGCGCTGCCCGCAACTCGCCTCCTGCCATGCTACCCTCGTGGCGCTAACGGACGCGGTGGCGAGAGACCGAACGGAAGAACTGGGCGTGGCTTCCCGCAGTCCACGAACTGCCAGCCCAGACGGAAGTGCCTGGAGGGACAGGAGCGGTGCCGGAAGCCCAAGAGTGGGCGCTTTCCGGAGGCGGAGTTGCGCTGGGTTCGCTTCGTTACCTCCCCGCGTGCTTGAAATTTGCGTCCGCAGAGACAGACTTACCAGACGTGCAGAGTTCCTTGCCCCGCGTCCTGCGAGAGGAAGGCGCCTGCCTTCTCACAGCCCTCTCTAGCCTCGCTTCAGGTTTCCTAAATACAGCATATCTTCCATTTAAACAGAATCAGAGCCACACAGCAACTCAGCTTAGGGAGTGTTGGGGGAGTAATCAACTGGACGTGGGCTCGGCTTGACTCAGGAGGTGGACTGAGGCAGTCAGAGGCTCCTTACCCGttctgtccttggaatgtacttTCTGCCCGCTGTTCCTGAGCTAGGTGCTACTTgaaggatgcagccttgagagagtaaggtgTCATTGAAACCATCTGGACTTTTTTGGTAAGTGCAACCCCCCTTCCCCCACTTAAGGCCGCTGTATAAACTGTTGAGATTCTGGCGAGTGGATATCCAAGACAAACCACctatgtaagttcccttgcttactAAAACTGCCACCTATCAATATGGAATGTCCTGCCTCTTCAGTCATTCTGTTACCtcctagggtgtgtgtgtgtgtgtgtgtgtgtgtgtgtgtgttggtgtgggGGCGGAGGTTTCACCTGGGGAATTACCTGAGGTCGTGAACCAACAGGGAGAGAAGGAGCCAAAATCCCTCTCCTTTTAAATAATCAGCTGTGGCAACCACAACTCTACCTTTTTCAGAGGCATTTTTCCTACCTCTTTGTGAGGTGTTTTCCACTATCCTGCAAAAACCCTCACTCCCCACCTTGAACGAGGCCTGAAATTCCACTAGAGTTTCACTTATGAGTTTAGGTTAAGCCTCAACTTGTTACCAAAGCTGTTGCCCCAGAATCATACTCTTGTCCCGGGCTTGAATGGAAACCAGTTGCTCTTAACCTAAGTTTTGGGAGGAAGCTgcaaagaaaaacacaagaactggttagaaccaattaGGCACTAGATGGCTGAAGATTTAACTTCCAGTAGACCTAGAGCCTCATGATACATTCATTGTAATACCtaagcatgctaaatgacacaccgaCCGGTGCAATGACAGCTGACAGTTGCCATGACAACAACTGGAAAAGCCCATACAAGGACCGAAAAGGAGAGTTGCATCAGTTCCAGGTCCAAACCACACCCCCGTTCTCGGATAAGTCatgaatattcctcccactctttCCAATTCCCTCCCTTCTACCTCGACCCTCTTATAAACATAGTGTCTCCCCTGGAATTGGGTAGAGAAGTTGATTTGCAAACGAGGTTTCCGCTTCTCCATTCTTTAGCCATTAAATAAAGCTCGTGCTGTTCCAGTCTCAGCATAGGTTTTGTAATTGGCTGTGTGAATCCGATCGGAAAAAGAACCTCCCTGACTGAGACAAGGGGTCTCAGTTTGGGCTAGGACCCCAGGGCAGGCCAAATCAACCAATTCAGGAATAGAATCCCAGATAAAACGTAGATATTCCTAGGGACGTTTAATTCTAGtaggaatatataatatttaggtCATTTCTGGGGTGCAAATTGAAGGCCTGGTGAGGAAGTCTCTTAAGAAGAcactgcagggacttccctggtagcacagtggttaagaatccgccggccagtgcaggggacacgggtttgagccctggtctgggaagatcccacaggttgcagagcaactaagcctgtgcatgtgcaccacaactactgagcctgcgctgtagagcccgcgagccacaactactgagcccgcatgccacgactactgaagcctgcacgcctagagcctgtgctccgcaacaagagaagccaccacaatgagaagcgtGGGCACCGCAgtgaagactagcccccgctcaccgcaactagaggaagcccgcacgcagaaacgaagacccaacgcagccaaaaataaataagtaaatttatttttaaaaaataataaaatatacaggaggatgtgcataggtcaTTTGCAAACGCTATGCCATTTAATGTAAGGAACTTGAGTGTCCACAAATTTTCATATCTGTTGGGGGGGTCCCTGGAACTAATCCCCCTTGGATACTGAGGGAGGGTAATATCTGAGTCCTCACCCACATGACAACCTTGGAGGAAGCTGTGAACGAGGAAATCAGAGCCAACTTCACGATTTCACCCAGAATTGGCCTTggataatacaattttaaaagttctaagcTTAACCCACCTCTTAAAACTATTAAGCCATGTTTTCCTTCAAACAGTCCATCCAGTTGTTTGATCCTTGATTATAGAACCAACAACAGGCCTCTGCCCGTGGCCACCTAAATTCAGGTCAACAGCAAAAGCAATGTACCACATTACAGAGTATTTAGAAAACTTAGATAAGGGGGAACGGATCACTCAGAACATTTTCtccatgtttattattttatttctccgTTTGTGAATTAGCTTCGTTTATGTCTTGGCTCATTTAGCTATGGAGTGAATGTTAATGGCTTTCACACTGGTTTACATGAGCTGTTTAAATAATCAAGTTATGTGCCTTTTATTTGTCATATATCCTCcaaatggttttcatttttcccatttaagaagagatttttttttttcccctgcaccgcgcagcttgcaggatcctagttccccagccagggatcgaaccatgggccctggcagtgaaagcccaggatcctaaccactggaccgccagggaattcccaagaagggattttttttttttttttttttttttttttgcggtacgcggccctcttactgttgtggcctctcccgttgtggagcacaggctccggacgtgcaggcttagcagccatggctcacgggcccagccgctccgcagcatgtgggatcctcccggaccggggcacgaacccgcatcccctgcatcggcaggcggactctcaaccactgcgccaccagggaagcccccaagaagggatttttttttaaagtttggtttTATCTACAGAAGTTACTTATTTTTGTGTAAccaaatgtcattctttttaagttattttgatCTAAGTATAGAAAGCTAACCTCCAGCAATAGACTATTcgatctattttcttttttattttcttaatactcaattcattaattcatttaaattttactttggCGTATAAGATGTGGTGAGGCTCATTTTTTTCACTAGGTTTCTGTCTAAGAATGAAAGCATTAGAATACCAAAGACCACCTATATGAAGATATGACATATTGCAAATGACTGtccttaaaatatttgaagactttCAAGAATACCCAGATTCAACCACATTGACCTGAGCATAAACGGGAAAAAATTGGAATCTGATTGTGACTAAGAAATGTGAATCATGTCCAAAACTAGGGAAACAGTTAACCCAGAATAAGGTCTACATGACAGCTACGAAGGAGGAACACAGAGGGGAAAAATTGACCGTGGCATCCAGCACATTGTCTAGGCAAATAGGGTGTTCTGATCTGGAAATCTCTTTGGATGAACTGCCATCCATCAGGTATGCAATGTGTGAATCCCTCCCCCGACCCATAGTTAATCCATCACAGTTCAGTTTCTTAAATCCTTCTTCTTCTAACCACCTCCATCACTCTAGCCCAAATGACTATCATCTCCCCCTGGTCTACACTAATGTTCTCTTAATTTTAGTCTACCTGTGGTTGAATGACCAAGTACCCTGCTCCCAATGAGTCTTACCACCaaagatttttattataaaatgaagCTAAATCTGTCTATGGTAAAAGAACCTTATATCACTGTTTAGAAACTATCCTAACCCAAGTTTaatgcatatttatatttatttatcaaacaTACGTGTCAACATTGtattaaatacaaaagaaatgctATCTTTTGCATAGTCCCTTGTCCTCAAATACAATCTCAAATTTACATTGGAAAAAACAACATGAAACATTAAATTCAAAATTATCAGCATGAACTTGAGAAACTAGACATCTAGTCACAGAACTTGAATATGAAATCTCATGATTCTAGGAGAAGGGGTAGTAGCTGATAAATGGGGGTTACCAAATTATTTTACAAACAGGGGAAAACTTACTAAAAAGTCttctgggggaattccctggcggtccagtgggtaggattccgggctttcactgctgagggcccacgttcgatccctggaccgggaactaagatcccatgatctgcatggcacagccaaaacaaacaaacaaaaagaagtatTCTGGCATTTCTCCAAGAACACACTGAGGGAAAGACTCTTATTATCCTTAGGAAGAGTGTGGATAATTGACAGACAAGGAACGAATCTGAAAAGGAGATCTGGAAGATGGAGTTGTGCCAGGGTCCATGAAACAAGGGAACCTCATCTTACGTCTGCTCAAAGTAAAGGAACAGCTACAATTGTAGCCTAcctggcaaaggaaataaaaaggccaaaattgaaaatatttatcaacaCCAAGGGGACTGGGCATCACTGCGTTTATTAGGTGAAGAATGTTAGAAACCCCCATAATTGCATAAAACAAAGGGCAATTCCAGGACAGGTAAGTTCAAAGCCATCGTAAGAAGCTGTGCATACCCAAAAAGAAAGCGAggcaattaaaaagcaaaatgcttCTTGCAATCTGTGTCTCTTCAACAAATCTTTTGGAACAACTCTATGTGCCAGGTACACTATAACACATCTATATGTGCCATGCTTTCTGCCCTCAGAGACCTTAAAGTCTAGTGAAGAGGACTGAAACATTcacagaggataaatccaagaaaatATGCCCAGAGCAATGAGAGTGGCATAATGAGGATGCTTTGGGAGCCCAGAAGGGCACTAAGAAGACAGGGGTGGTATGTCAGGGAAAGCAGTAGGAGATGACACCAATTTGAAGGGATAAGTAAGAGCTGATCAGAAAAAAAGGGATCCAGCTGAAGAAACTCTGGAAGAATGGAGAAGAAGCATGACGTGTCCTGGGGCGTTATGATTTGGTGTGACAATAGAGCAGAATGAGAGGCCTGCCAGCAGGAGACGAGGCTAGAACTAGGCACAAATGATCCTAACTGTCAGGCTACGGAACCAGGAGTATCCCACCATAAAGGGGCATGTTAAATAAATGAGGTGACTTCTTCCTAGGGAATTCTATATTCTCAATCATGCTCTCAATATTTAAGGCTATAGGGAAGTACAGTTTggtaaatggggaaaatgagTTATAGAAGGGTATAGACAATATGCCCCCAATTTTGCTTCAAAATACACATACCTGTAGAGGagagtaacttaaaaaaaaatgaaaacaaaccaaaaaatctgTTATTAGCATCCTCTTTCTCTAACCCATTCCAGGAAAACTGGTTTCTAAAGGCCCGTGGAGGAGTATTCATCCCAGGACAGGAGACGATGGAGGTTAGTTCCTAGAGCAACGGAGGGGAAAGCATCTGCATCCAAGAGGAAATTTAGGTTTCCTAAGAGTCAGAAGAGAGAGTGAGGACTGGGGTGGGGAAGATGGGATGGTGGAGGACAGTTCCTTTTTTGGCACTTTGTCCCTCCAGTGGGTGGCAAGTTGGGAACTTGCTGTCAGTGGAAGGCAGTCCACCTGGGGCAGCCCTTCCAAAGCACCCTCTGAGCACCACTGCTCAATGAGGAGCCGTGAAGAAGAGGACAATAATCCCACAGTCCAGTTCCCTGGCTTCTCCTAGGTTCCTGCATGATACcatggagaagggagaaaatcTCAGTAATAGCCTCAGGTTAACTTTCCTTCCAGCTCCATCATGTGGGAGTTGGGCCAGATTTAattaaattcagtaaaatatgATTGAAGATCAGCTAAGTGCTCAAGGTACAGTGGTgagcaaaaccagacagagacacTGACCTTGTAAAGCAAACAGTCTCTCGGAGGGTACAGCTTTAGTCAAATACAGAAACAAATGCTAGGTTGCCTGGGTGACAAGTGCTAAGAAGGATATAATAGGGGAATCGCATCTAGTTTAGGGGAGGGCAGAGTGGTCAAGGAAGTGAAATTTAAGATCTGAAAGATAAGTAGGAATTAAGAGGGCAAAGCAAGGAGAGAAGAGTGtcccaggc includes:
- the LOC101273342 gene encoding prolyl-tRNA synthetase associated domain-containing protein 1, with translation MAGGELRAALEQRLEALAIRTEVVEHPEVFTVEEMMPHIQHLKGAHSKNLFLKDKKKKDYWLVTVLHDRQINLNDLAKQLGVGSGNLRFADETAMLEKLKVGQGCATPLALFCDDGDVKFVLDSAFLEGGHEKVYFHPMTNAATMGLSPEDFLTFVKETGHDPIRLNFDKN